One window of the Benincasa hispida cultivar B227 chromosome 3, ASM972705v1, whole genome shotgun sequence genome contains the following:
- the LOC120074072 gene encoding uncharacterized protein LOC120074072: MSHSSLDFARDFFLTMSNFFHNFKVQTKYGTQAGAAASGFIISGIGLVLIYVFTQIIKEKNDQRVFIRSISMGALHDGKLAMKRLLQYHKMRATPKKKNTYLEKFEKLINTDTDRPNFPKLQSILAKLEMIGQEDKAIEILKRAAREARENSRPYHEYEYQMLLVEALIYKGNFAAAEKVPCLNNNDASDVRRSLYKAIIQLLLNNTQKAEEEWEEFKNMRSHFLLPPDVKDSQFHTLLADFQSFKQVVNVLKKDIFEKQKAK, from the exons ATGTCACATTCCTCATTAGACTTTGCAAGAGACTTTTTTCTGACAATGAGCAATTTCTTCCACAATTTTAAGGTCCAAACCAAATATGGAACACAAGCAGGTGCCGCAGCATCAGGTTTCATCATCTCGGGCATTGGTCTCGTGTTGATTTATGTCTTTACTCAGATtataaaggagaaaaatgatCAGCGTGTTTTTATAAGGTCAATATCCATGGGAGCTCTACATGATGGCAAACTAGCCATGAAAAGATTGCTTCAATACCACAAAATGAGAGCAaccccaaaaaagaaaaatacatatcTGGAGAAGTTTGAGAAACTGATCAACACAGACACAGACCGTCCTAATTTCCCCAAGCTCCAG AGCATTTTGGCAAAGCTGGAAATGATAGGACAAGAAGATAAAGctattgaaatattaaaaagagCAGCAAGAGAAGCTAGGGAGAATTCACGTCCATACCATGAATATGAATATCAGATGCTTCTCGTGGAAGCACTCATTTACAAG GGAAACTTTGCCGCGGCAGAAAAAGTTCCATGCTTAAATAACAATGACGCTTCAGATGTTCGACGCTCATTATATAAG GCTATAATTCAACTGCTGCTGAATAATACCCAGAAAGCAGAAGAAGAATGGGAAGAGTTTAAGAATATGAGAAGCCACTTCCTCTTACCACCTGACGTTAAAGACTCTCAGTTTCACACTCTCTTGGCCGATTTCCAGAGCTTTAAACAAGTCGTCAACGTGCTCAAAAAAGACATTTTTGAGAAGCAGAAAGCAAAATAA